The Sandaracinus amylolyticus genomic interval CGAGACTGCCACGCTCAGCCGCGACGAGATCTTCGGGAAGATCGTCGAGATCCTCAGTGACTCGTTCGAGCTCGATCCGAAGAAGATCACCAAGGAGTCGACGCTCTACGAAGAGCTCGATCTCGACAGCATCGACGCGATCGACATCTTCACGCAGCTGCGCGAGATGACGGGGCGCCGCCCCGACCCGGCCGACGCGCGCAAGGTGCGCACCGTCGACGAGCTCATCGACTTCGTGCTCGCCGAGATCGACAAGGCGAAGGCGGGCGTGCCGGAGGGACCGACCGAGCCGCCGACGAACCCGGGCGCGGGCGAGACGCAGTGAGCGGCCGCCGCGTCGTCGTCACCGGGCTCGGCCTCGCCTCGCCGATCGGCAACAGCGACGCCGAAGCGACGGAGTCGCTGCAGCGAGGTCGTCACGGCATCCGCAAGATGCCGGAGTGGGGCCACATCCCCGACCTCCAGACGCGCATCGGCGGCGCGGTGACCGGGCTCGATCTGCAGGCGCACTTCCCGCGGCGGAAGCGCCGCACGATGGGCCTCGTCGCGCTCTACGCGGCGTACGCGAGCGAGCAGGCGATCGCGCAGGCGGGCATCGGCCCCGAGGTGCTCGGCAGCGGGCGGTGCGGCATCGCGTACGGATCGACGACGGGCAGCTCGCAGGCGCTCGAGGAGTTCTGCGGTCCGCTCTTCACGCAGTTCACGATGCGCGGGCTCGACTCGAGCTCGTACCTGAAGTTCATGACGCACACGTGCGCCGCGAACATGGCGTCGTTCTTCGGGATCCGCGGGCGCGTGCTGCCGATGATCAGCGCGTGCACCAGCGGCTCGCAGTCGGTCGGCGCGGCGTACGAGGCGATCAAGTACGGCATGCAGGACGTGATGGTCGCGGGCGGCGCGGAAGAGCTGCACTACGCGACGGCGGTCACGTTCGACCTGCTGATGGCGACGAGCATCCGCTTCAACGAGACGCCGGAGCGCTCGCCGCGTCCGTTCGACGTGAAGCGCGACGGCCTCGTGATCGGCGAGGGCGCGGCGACGCTGGTGCTCGAGGACCTCGAGCACGCGAAGAAGCGCGGCGCGAAGATCCTCGCGGAGATCATCGGCTACGGCACGAACTGCGATGGGCTGCACATCACCGCGCCGAGCGAGGACGGGATGCGCGGCGCGATGGAGCTCGCGCTCTCGGACTCGAAGGCGCACCCGAACGACATCGACTACGTGAACGCGCACGGCACGGGCACGGAGATCGGCGACATCGCGGAGACCAACGCGACGTACTCGGTGTTCAAGCGCGACGTGCCGGTCTCGACGATGAAGAGCTACACCGGCCACACGCTCGGCGCGTGCGGCGCGATGGAAGCGGTGTTCTGCCTGCAGATGATGCGCGAGGGGTTCCTCGCGCCGAACCGGAACCTCGACGAGATCGATCCGCGCTGCGCGAAGCTCGGCTATCTGCGCGAAGTCGTGCAGAAGCGACCGAGGACGATCATGACGAACAACTTCGCGTTCGGCGGAGTGAACACGTCGCTCGTCCTGCGCGCCTGGGGCGAGTAGCCGCTTACCGATGCTTCGCGGTCGCGGCGCGTGACCGGTGCGCCGCTACATTCGCGCGATGTCGAACACGACGACGCGCGCGATCATGATCGCGATCCTCGCGCTCGGGTGCGCGCCCTCTCGCACCCCGGCGGCCGAGGAGACCAGCACGGCCGAGCAGACGAGCGGAGCCGAGGCGGTCTCGTCCGACCCGTGCCGCGGCTCGGCGCTCGAGCTCGATCGTGTGGCCGCGGAGTGCCGGGTCGAGACCGCTCGGAACGGGGTCGATCGCGCCGCCGACGCGAGCGTGCTCGTCGCGCGCGTGGAGCCGGTCTCGGTGCGCAGCGGTGAGCGGGCGCGGATCCCGGTCGCGTTCCGCAACGCGACGGCCGAGCCGCTCGAGGTCGTGCTCCCGCCGCACGTCGGGATCGGCGGCACCGACATCGAGCGCGACGGCGAGCGTGTGGGCTACCGGGACGAGTACTCGGGGCTCGCGTTCGCGATGGGATGCGCGAGCCCGTGCCGGTGGATCCGCGTCGTCCTCGAGCCTGGCGGAACGCTCCACGCGGTCGTCGACGTGTCCGCGCGCGTCCGGGTCCGACGCGGCACCACCGCGCCCGAGATGCACGATGGCGAGGCGATCCCGCCGGGCCGCTACGACCTCGTGATCTGGACGCCGTGGCTCGGTCCGAGCGCCGACGGCCGCGTCGTGCAGCGCCGGGTGCGCACGACGGTCGACGTGACGCCCTGATGTCTCAGCGCGTTTCACGCGAGTGAAACACACGGGCGCTCTCGCGCGCACGAGCTGGTGCGCGCCGATGCGACAGTTATCGGACGCGCGCCTCGACCGGGCGCGCTGAGCCGGCGCGCGAAACGTGTGTTTCACGACCGATGAAACGCGTGAAACACACGTTTCAGCGCGGTCCATCAGAGGTGGCGGGTGCGCGCGGGCGGACGATCCCACGCGTCGTTCGCGCCGTCCTCGTAGGTGATCGGCGCGCGCTCGAGCTCCTCCGGCGTCGCATCGTCGAGGCACGCGATGTTGACGGCGTAGAAGTCCCCGCCGAGCTGCTCCATCGACGCGCTCGCGTACGTCGTGACACCGCACGCCTTGCAGAAGCGGTGGTGGATGGCCCGCGTGCCGAACAGATAGTCGCCGAGCACCTCGTCTCCCGCGGTCGCGCGGAAGTCCTTCGCGCGCACGAAGCCTTTCCACATGCGCGTCTTCAGGCAGTACGTGCAGTCGCA includes:
- a CDS encoding acyl carrier protein, translating into MSETATLSRDEIFGKIVEILSDSFELDPKKITKESTLYEELDLDSIDAIDIFTQLREMTGRRPDPADARKVRTVDELIDFVLAEIDKAKAGVPEGPTEPPTNPGAGETQ
- a CDS encoding beta-ketoacyl-ACP synthase; translated protein: MSGRRVVVTGLGLASPIGNSDAEATESLQRGRHGIRKMPEWGHIPDLQTRIGGAVTGLDLQAHFPRRKRRTMGLVALYAAYASEQAIAQAGIGPEVLGSGRCGIAYGSTTGSSQALEEFCGPLFTQFTMRGLDSSSYLKFMTHTCAANMASFFGIRGRVLPMISACTSGSQSVGAAYEAIKYGMQDVMVAGGAEELHYATAVTFDLLMATSIRFNETPERSPRPFDVKRDGLVIGEGAATLVLEDLEHAKKRGAKILAEIIGYGTNCDGLHITAPSEDGMRGAMELALSDSKAHPNDIDYVNAHGTGTEIGDIAETNATYSVFKRDVPVSTMKSYTGHTLGACGAMEAVFCLQMMREGFLAPNRNLDEIDPRCAKLGYLREVVQKRPRTIMTNNFAFGGVNTSLVLRAWGE
- a CDS encoding GFA family protein; the protein is MKKTYRGSCHCGAVRFECDLDLAPAEQRSAPELPGVWWTSTFRCDCTYCLKTRMWKGFVRAKDFRATAGDEVLGDYLFGTRAIHHRFCKACGVTTYASASMEQLGGDFYAVNIACLDDATPEELERAPITYEDGANDAWDRPPARTRHL